Within Candidatus Eisenbacteria bacterium, the genomic segment GCGCACGAGCCGGCGCACGAGGTACGGGCTCCCGTGGCACGACATCTCGACGGAATCTTCACCTGTATAGGAATGCGGCGCGCGGAAGACGACGAGGAGAACCTCGTCGATCGCCTCGCCGTTCTCCTCCGCCGCCTCGCCGCGAAGAATGGTGCGCGGCGGCGCGTCCGAGGGGCGGACCCGCCCGCGAAAGACCCGGTCGGCGATCGGGATCGCCTCCGGCCCGCTCACGCGCACGACCGCAAGCGCGCCGACCCCGGGCGGCGTCGCCGCGGCCACGATCGTGTCCCCTTCCCGGTACGGCATCGTTCCACCGCCGGCCGGCCGCTCCTACCGCCGGCGGCGGTCTCCGGATCGCGCGGGTCGCGGCCTCTTCTCGCCGCCGCCGGCCCGCACCCCCTCGCTCCGCCCGCCCGCCGGGGCGACCACCACGCTCTTGTAGAGCCCCTCGCCGACGGTGTACGTGCGAACCGCCGGATCGCCCGTGAGCGCCAAATGGATCACGCGCCGATCGGGCGAGTAGAGCGGATCGGTCGAGAGCTCGCGCCCCGATTCCTTCACCTTGCGCGCCATGCCGAGCGCCTTCGAGCGGAGCTGGTCGTCGCGCCGCTCGCGGTACCCGCCGATATCGACGCGTACCCGCCCCTGCTCTCCGCGGTCTCTGTGCAGAATCCGGTTGAGGAGATGCTCGATCGCATGAAGGGTCTCGCCGTGCTTCCCGATGAGAAGCCCGTCCGACTCCATCGTCACGACCTCGACGGAATAATCTCCCTTGTCCGCGCGCACGTTCACGCGCGCGCCGATTCCGAGGCGCTTCAGGATTCCGTCGAGAACCTCCTCGATCTTCCGCGCGGCGTCCTCTTGGCGGGTCACCCGGACGCGGATCTTTCGCCCTCCGAGGAGGCCGAACAGCGCCCCGCGTTTTTCCTCCAACACCTCCACCCGCACCTCGTCGAGGCTGGCTCCGAGCTCCTTCAGCGCGCGATCGAGCGCTTCCGCGTCGGTGCGTCCCTCACCGATGACGCTTCTCATGTCGTCTCCTTCGTGGGAGGCCGCTCTTTGCGGCCCCGGCCCGTGGCCTTGTTCCGGTTTCGACCGTTCGGTTTCTCCTCGCCGCCCGCGGTGGCCGCCTCGGCCCGGACCGCGTTCTTCTCATCCCCGCGGTTCATCAGGTACTGCTGGCCGATGGAGAGGACGTTGTTGGCCAGCCAATACAGCACGAGCCCGGACGGAAGGCGGTAGAAAAGGCCGGTGAAGAGAATCGGCATCATGTAGATCATCGCTTTCTGCCTCGGATCGATCGTCGTCATCTTCTGCTGCACGATCATCGACACGCCCATCAGGAGGGGGAGAAGGCTGAGGTGCGA encodes:
- a CDS encoding Jag N-terminal domain-containing protein, giving the protein MRSVIGEGRTDAEALDRALKELGASLDEVRVEVLEEKRGALFGLLGGRKIRVRVTRQEDAARKIEEVLDGILKRLGIGARVNVRADKGDYSVEVVTMESDGLLIGKHGETLHAIEHLLNRILHRDRGEQGRVRVDIGGYRERRDDQLRSKALGMARKVKESGRELSTDPLYSPDRRVIHLALTGDPAVRTYTVGEGLYKSVVVAPAGGRSEGVRAGGGEKRPRPARSGDRRRR